The DNA sequence AGGGATCCTACAGCAAGATAGACGATTATTCCTTCGGAGGTAAGGGAGGAATGGTCCTGATGGCCGAGCCCTTAACTCTGGCTTTGGAGGGGTTGCAAGGTGATCCCTACGTGGTCTATCCCAGTCCCCAGGGGGTTTCTCTTACCCAGGAAACAGTGGAGACCCTGTTCTCCAAAGGGGACGTCGTCATAGTCTGCGGCCATTACGAGGGGATAGACGAGAGGTTCGTGTCGTCCCGGGTCGATCTTGAGCTATCGGTAGGTGATTATGTCCTCACAGGAGGGGAATTGCCTGCCATGGTGATAATCGACGCGGTCTCTCGCTTGGTTCCCGGAGTGGTTGGAAAGGGACGATCCGTAGAGGAGGATTCCTTTTTCAAAGGTATGCTAGATACCCCTCATTTCACTAGACCGTCGAGCTGGAGAGGGCAGGACGTCCCAGACGTCCTGCTGTCCGGTAACGATGGGGCTATAGAGGACTGGCGTCGTAGAGAGGCAGTTCGTAGAACCCTCGAGAGACGTCCGGATCTTTTGAGCCGTTCCGGTCTTTTGGGGTATATGGATAAAAATGCGTTCCTCATGCTTCCTTTATCGGAAGTATCGTCTCCTTGGGAAATTCGTTCGATAGCTAGAGCCTGCAGCTTTTACGGTGTCTCCAGATTGCTGCTCCCAGTAGAGGACAGGGATACACGGGACTCGGTGCGATCTTTGGTCCTGAGCGAGGATCTCGGGGCCCTGGTAAAGCTTTTCCCCTCGGTGGCGAAGGCTTTGCGATGGGTCTCCGATAAGGAGAAGGCAATTCCCTATGTAGTAGGGGTCAATAGCTCTAACTCGATGGGTCTTTCCTGGCTTGAAATCAAAAGGGAGATCCTCGAGGTCTCCAGGCCGGTGATATTCATGGCCGGAGGAGACGATAAGGATTGCGATGTAACTATGCGTCCTGTCGCGGGAGATGATCGGTCTCGATCCGCTCTTCCGGTACAGAACGCCATTTCGGTTGTATTAGATCGCTTCTTCGGATGGCGATAAATCTTATATGTACACGACAGGGAGGGTTATGCATATGGATCCCAGAATTAATCTAATAGAGCAAAAGTTCATTAGGCAGGATGTCCCCCAGTTTCGCTCCGGCGACACCGTCAAGGTTCACGTTCGGGTCAGAGAGGGAAGCAGAGAGCGTATCCAGATGTTCGAGGGAGTGGTGATTGCCAGAAAACACGGTGGTCTCAGTGAGACTTTCACGGTCCGTAAGGTCTCCAGTGGAGTGGGCGTCGAGAGAATTTTCCCTCTTCATTGTCCCAGCGTGGAGAAAATAGAGGTCAAACGTCTCGGCAGGGTACGTAGGGCCAAGCTTTACTACTTGAGACAGAGAAGCGGTAAGTCCGCGAGAATCAGAGAGCGCAGGATCTAAACTTCTTTTGCGATAGGGGCTTGACTGACCGCTTGGGCCTCTGTATAATACGCACTGTCCTAACGCGGGGGTGGCGGAACTGGTAGACGCGCAAGACTAAGGATCTTGTGGGCATAGCCTGTGGGAGTTCGAGTCTCCCCCTCCGCACCACTAAAAAAGCAAGGCCGGAAGCTTAAGCTTCCGGCCTTTTCTTGTATGTGTTCTCTCGGATTTTTACTCAAGAATATAGGCTTTCGAGATCACCACTGGCTCGATTGGAACGTCCTGGTGCGGTCCGAATCCACCGGTCTTTACCGCTTTGATGGCGTCCACGATCTCCTTGCCCTCCGTTACCTTCCCAAAAACCGCATAGCCCCAACCACGAGCGGTAGGAGCGCTGTGATTGAGAAAGTCGTTGTCCTTTACGTTTATGAAGAACTGGGCCGTAGCCGAGTGAGGATCCTGGGTCCTGGCCATCGCGATGGTGTAAGCTTCGTTTTTCAGCCCGTTATCGGCTTCGTTCTCGACGGGGTCTCCTGTTTCCTTCTGGCTCATCGTCTCGTCGAAGCCGCCTCCCTGGATCATGAAGCCGTCTATAACCCGATGGAAGATCGTACCGTCGTAGAATCCCTTCTTAACGTACCTTAGAAAGTTTTCGGTGGTCTTAGGTGCCAGTTCCTCGTTCAATTCCAGGACGATATCTCCCCTGTTGGTCTCCAGTTTTACCATAAACTATCTCCTCCGTCGTCTTGATTGGCCTTGTTTATCCGGTCCGGAAGTATTATGCCCTATGCCTATCCTACAGTCCAGAAACAGGTTCGATTATTTTTCGTCTTCCTCTCTGTCCAGAGAGCACCAATCCAGGTACATTCTCAGCGAGATCGATGGATGTCCGTATCTGTTTCTGCGGAGGGACGATCCCCGGTTGTACTGTATGGCCTTGGATGGGCACCAATGAAAACAGGATAGACATCCGGTGCAGTTTCCAAGCCAGGAGGGACGACCGTCGACAATCTTCACGTTGTTTACGGGGCATACAGAAGCGCAGATTCCACATCCTGTGCATTCGTCCGTTGAGAAGAACTTCGAGTCCCCTTTGGGGGCCGCTCTGAGGGCTCCGGAATTGATGAAGTCGGACAGAATACCTAACAGTTTATTCGGAGATCGGGAATCCTTTCTCGTCAATACGGCCTCGATGACTTTGTCCATGGAAACGTCACCTTTTTGGGCCAGACGCCTCAGCTTTTCTCCCGACGGCGGGTTGGAGAGAGGCGGGTAGTTCCCCGGCATCTTTACGGAAAAGGAGGCGTCCAGCCTTATCCCTCTCTTCTCCAATATCCTGCGGCACTGTGCCGCGGCTCCCAGCGGCGTTCCGGCGCTGTCCAATACGAGGTATACCCAGCTGGACGGTTTTACCGATAGGCGGGATAGAAAGCGGTGTACCACGGCAGGTGCCCCGAAGGCGTGTACCGGATAGAATATGCCTACTGTGTCTCCGTCGGCGTGGACGTCTTTACCCATCAGTCCCACCATATTGTGTATCTCGTGTTCACCTATCCTCTCCGAAAGCCTTTTCGCCAGGTGAAGCGTGTTTCCCGTCCCCGAGTAGACGTACATGAGGTTCATCTAACTCCTCCTCTCAAATATCTACGGTGATTTAGCCTTAGGATCTATCGATATATTAGTACATGATCTGTGGATTTTATAGCTGAAATACAGTTCTGCTTATGGGGTATAATGATCGGAATTCGGATACGAAACGGAGATGGATTTGATGGATAGTGCCGGGGTGTTTTTCGCCTTGGGAGCGTCCCTGTGTTGGGGGACCGTTCCGGTTATATATAAGCTTGGAATGGGCAAGGTCCTGATGGAAAAGATGAACGCCATAAGGTCTTTCGGGTTTCTAGCCAGTTCTCTGATAATATATCGGCTCGCCGGAGAAAGTTCCATGGGAGGCGCTGGCTGGGTCGTCTTGGTGGGGCTGGGGCTGGCGGTGCTTCTGGCCAACGTAGCAGGGGATCTGCTCTTTTTCATAGGTATCGACGCGGTAGGGGTTGGAAAGGCCACCGCCGTGACCTGTAGCTACCCTCTCTTCGTGACGGTCATATCGGTGCTTCTACTGGGGGAGTCGGTTACCTTGACGGCCATTTCCGCCACAGTCGCCGTCATAGTCGGACTCGTCCTTCTTCGAAGCCGTTCCGTAGGACAGGAGGGGGGATCGGGGGCCATCTTCAAGGGGGTTTTAGCCTCTTTAGGAGCCGCATTCCTCTGGGGTGGAAGCCTGGTCGTGACCAGGTGGGCGGTTCTGGAAAGCGATCTTGGGCCGGCGGCCCTAAATCTGTGGAGGGCGATCTTCTTCCTCCCCATTGCCTGGGGATGGTGGGGGTGTCGATATCTCTCCATGGAGAAGGCCGATCGCCCCGATCTCTTCAGGACAGATTCCAAAAGTTGGGTAGCTTTGGTGATAGCCGGAGCTTTGGCCCTCTCGGTAGGTGGTTTTTTCATCACCAGGGCGATGATGCTTGCTCCTGCCTCTTTGGTAAGTCCCATAGCGGCCACCAGCCCTCTGATAGCCACCATATGGGGCAGGTTGCTCTTCTCCGAGAGGCTGTCTCCCTCTCAGATCCTCGGTGTGTTTTTGATCATAGCGGGCTCCGTGGCCATAAGCCTCTAGTTTCCCGTCCTCCAGCAGGCAACCATCCTGCCATTCCCCATGTCCTTCATAGGAGGGGTCTTCTCGCAGACGTACATGGCTTCAGGGCAGCCTTTTCTAAACGGACAGCCGCTGGGGGATGGGGTCCTGTCCTTCGACGTCCGCAGCACCATCTTCTCGTTCAAACTCGGCATGGCTCCGTAAAGCGCCTTGGTGTAGGGATGGATCTGCTCGGATACGATATCGTCGGAATTCCCCGTCTCGCATAGCGATCCTCCGAAAAAAATCGCTGTCTTCTGGGCTATGGATCGTGCCAGGAGGAGGTCGTGGGTGACGAAGATCAGAGACATACCGCGGTCCACCCTTTCTCGGAGTAACCTTATGACTTTGTCTCTCGTGGATATGTCCTGCATGCTGGTAGGTTCGTCGGCCAGAAGCAGTTCCGGGTTGTTGATTAGGGCTCTAGCTACCGCTATTCTCTGTCTCTGTCCTCCTGACAGCCCTTTTTTAACCTTTCGGTTCCCCAGGTTT is a window from the Dethiosulfovibrio russensis genome containing:
- a CDS encoding EFR1 family ferrodoxin (N-terminal region resembles flavodoxins. C-terminal ferrodoxin region binds two 4Fe-4S clusters.), which encodes MNLMYVYSGTGNTLHLAKRLSERIGEHEIHNMVGLMGKDVHADGDTVGIFYPVHAFGAPAVVHRFLSRLSVKPSSWVYLVLDSAGTPLGAAAQCRRILEKRGIRLDASFSVKMPGNYPPLSNPPSGEKLRRLAQKGDVSMDKVIEAVLTRKDSRSPNKLLGILSDFINSGALRAAPKGDSKFFSTDECTGCGICASVCPVNNVKIVDGRPSWLGNCTGCLSCFHWCPSKAIQYNRGSSLRRNRYGHPSISLRMYLDWCSLDREEDEK
- the rplS gene encoding 50S ribosomal protein L19 gives rise to the protein MDPRINLIEQKFIRQDVPQFRSGDTVKVHVRVREGSRERIQMFEGVVIARKHGGLSETFTVRKVSSGVGVERIFPLHCPSVEKIEVKRLGRVRRAKLYYLRQRSGKSARIRERRI
- the trmD gene encoding tRNA (guanosine(37)-N1)-methyltransferase TrmD, encoding MKVTVITAFPEFFRAFFETSIVGRAVERGLLEVDVVDLRDYGEGSYSKIDDYSFGGKGGMVLMAEPLTLALEGLQGDPYVVYPSPQGVSLTQETVETLFSKGDVVIVCGHYEGIDERFVSSRVDLELSVGDYVLTGGELPAMVIIDAVSRLVPGVVGKGRSVEEDSFFKGMLDTPHFTRPSSWRGQDVPDVLLSGNDGAIEDWRRREAVRRTLERRPDLLSRSGLLGYMDKNAFLMLPLSEVSSPWEIRSIARACSFYGVSRLLLPVEDRDTRDSVRSLVLSEDLGALVKLFPSVAKALRWVSDKEKAIPYVVGVNSSNSMGLSWLEIKREILEVSRPVIFMAGGDDKDCDVTMRPVAGDDRSRSALPVQNAISVVLDRFFGWR
- a CDS encoding peptidylprolyl isomerase is translated as MVKLETNRGDIVLELNEELAPKTTENFLRYVKKGFYDGTIFHRVIDGFMIQGGGFDETMSQKETGDPVENEADNGLKNEAYTIAMARTQDPHSATAQFFINVKDNDFLNHSAPTARGWGYAVFGKVTEGKEIVDAIKAVKTGGFGPHQDVPIEPVVISKAYILE
- a CDS encoding DMT family transporter; protein product: MDLMDSAGVFFALGASLCWGTVPVIYKLGMGKVLMEKMNAIRSFGFLASSLIIYRLAGESSMGGAGWVVLVGLGLAVLLANVAGDLLFFIGIDAVGVGKATAVTCSYPLFVTVISVLLLGESVTLTAISATVAVIVGLVLLRSRSVGQEGGSGAIFKGVLASLGAAFLWGGSLVVTRWAVLESDLGPAALNLWRAIFFLPIAWGWWGCRYLSMEKADRPDLFRTDSKSWVALVIAGALALSVGGFFITRAMMLAPASLVSPIAATSPLIATIWGRLLFSERLSPSQILGVFLIIAGSVAISL
- a CDS encoding ABC transporter ATP-binding protein gives rise to the protein MKDVILETDELEVVYRGRDKSVRALRPLSIKLGRGESLAVVGESGCGKTTLVRAILGLQPPSSGAISLFGEDISELDKKGTIAVRRRCGFIPQDVYGGLPPGLSALDTVREPWDLLHPKNDKEAGKKYAVELMERLGLNSKNLGNRKVKKGLSGGQRQRIAVARALINNPELLLADEPTSMQDISTRDKVIRLLRERVDRGMSLIFVTHDLLLARSIAQKTAIFFGGSLCETGNSDDIVSEQIHPYTKALYGAMPSLNEKMVLRTSKDRTPSPSGCPFRKGCPEAMYVCEKTPPMKDMGNGRMVACWRTGN